The proteins below are encoded in one region of Alistipes indistinctus YIT 12060:
- a CDS encoding MgtC/SapB family protein: MFWEFTLRLLLAGVLGAVIGLDREYRAKEAGFRTHFLVSLGSALFMIVSQYGFAGVLGEAGVGLDPSRVAAQIVSGIGFLGAGTIIFQKQFVRGLTTAAGMWATAGIGMAVGGGMYWLGVSATVLTLAGLELLTVLFKNLGLRTMLVHFTTTRQENLVRILDQVHQRRYRVVSYKAAEEKHGELCSYRVSLVVKIKEQREEQALFTFIQSLPDLVLTEME; encoded by the coding sequence ACCGCGAGTACCGGGCCAAAGAGGCGGGCTTCCGCACGCACTTCCTCGTCTCGCTGGGCAGCGCGCTGTTCATGATCGTTTCGCAATACGGCTTCGCCGGGGTGCTCGGAGAGGCCGGCGTGGGACTCGACCCGAGCCGCGTCGCGGCGCAGATCGTCAGCGGCATCGGCTTCCTCGGCGCCGGAACGATCATTTTCCAGAAACAGTTCGTACGCGGCCTGACTACCGCCGCAGGCATGTGGGCCACCGCAGGAATCGGCATGGCCGTCGGCGGCGGGATGTACTGGCTGGGCGTGTCGGCCACCGTGCTGACGCTCGCAGGACTCGAACTGCTGACCGTGCTGTTCAAAAACCTGGGCCTGCGCACGATGCTCGTCCATTTCACCACCACGCGGCAGGAAAACCTGGTACGTATCCTCGACCAGGTGCACCAGCGCCGTTACCGCGTCGTCAGCTACAAAGCCGCCGAAGAGAAACACGGGGAACTGTGTTCGTACCGGGTGTCGCTCGTGGTCAAAATCAAGGAACAGCGGGAAGAACAGGCTTTGTTCACCTTCATTCAGTCGCTGCCGGACTTGGTGCTGACCGAAATGGAATAG